A single region of the Metarhizium brunneum chromosome 6, complete sequence genome encodes:
- the nuc-1 gene encoding Phosphorus acquisition-controlling protein: protein MASAAWDGQDQHMASTTEDEFNQFLDMSGMGNMGDGIQFDFHGFQDGPSQAIMAQHQHPQHQHRQQADAIMGDADPSHIIPRSDGLLQNHTPAMVTTAGMQAQLLATSAPSDTISSIDAQIQYLQQQKFHQQQRQLQEQRATFFANQSHSVPPTPQSIEMPPGSGQFYSQPEQMPQRTTYDRGYHQRMSEQQDMAFTPLVSPAVTPLDPHFNMENAFTVPGAYFSPLTSPALHAQNDSSSVYDHSTQSNNSPVEMDLEAPAIAPTGGSSTDLSKKARKNNAVKARGKGVKNSPIAKPQRRKTGPSPAIVSQVLNEVDERNAPSVDQGLLPLPATSTEGSEENASVSPENLSEMPPPPVPARRSTSKSPYIQAQNGSSQQPTPRSLAEEQREKQQQPHPATPASLMKLPASKAKKPRAMNQEQIEQEQHTVTENIESLELPESISNRPLAPINTSLASPLSRIEPNSARSTSQQPLHSPNTQTPGTASASQSPQLRPGSSGPSARKTPQLASRNGRKRSTGSVHASPALLPRISPNIKPLLPGTPGLSMEDTASRLLMTKSNYQNILEGNTVPGVSYPTELSTNLTSKRTSHKIAEQGRRNRINSALQVMASLLPDPQKIEDDEAERKDNKLQNNVPNSKASVVENAIVHMKHLQKENGDLRQELDELKSQLQKLQAPAT, encoded by the exons atggcttcgGCGGCCTGGGATGGCCAGGACCAGCATATGGCTTCCACCACCGAAGATGAATTCAACCAATTTCTCGACATGAGCGGCATGGGAAACATGGGTGATGGCATACAGTTCGACTTCCATGGCTTCCAGGATGGCCCCTCGCAAGCCATAATGGCTCAGCATCAACACCCGCAACATCAGCATCGGCAACAGGCCGACGCTATTATGGGTGATGCCGACCCTTCTCACATTATTCCCCGCAGTGACGGGCTGCTGCAAAACCACACGCCTGCGATGGTGACGACTGCCGGCATGCAAGCGCAGTTACTGGCTACTTCTGCCCCGAGCGACACTATTTCCAGTATCGATGCTCAGATCCAGTATCTCCAGCAGCAAAAATTTCATCAACAGCAACGCCAGCTTCAAGAACAACGAGCGACCTTCTTTGCAAACCAAAGCCATTCGGTCCCCCCTACTCCCCAGAGCATAGAGATGCCTCCTGGCAGCGGTCAATTTTATTCTCAGCCGGAGCAGATGCCCCAGCGAACAACTTATGATCGAGGATATCATCAGCGAATGTCGGAGCAGCAAGAT ATGGCCTTCACGCCTCTTGTGTCCCCGGCTGTGACGCCTTTGGATCCCCATTTCAATATGGAAAATGCTTTTACTGTGCCCGGAGCTTACTTTAGCCCTCTTACCTCGCCAGCCTTGCATGCCCAAAACGATTCGTCATCAGTTTACGACCATAGCACACAGTCCAACAACTCACCTGTTGAAATGGATCTAGAAGCACCCGCTATTGCTCCTACTGGAGGGTCCAGCACAGACTTGTCCAAGAAGGCCAGGAAGAATAATGCAGTCAAGGCACGGGGTAAGGGCGTGAAGAACTCACCGATTGCCAAGCCTCAACGCCGGAAAACGGGCCCGAGCCCGGCCATTGTGTCTCAGGTGTTGAATGAGGTGGACGAGAGAAACGCACCATCCGTAGACCAAGGATTACTTCCTCTCCCAGCCACATCGACTGAAGGTTCGGAAGAAAATGCCTCGGTATCACCCGAAAACCTGTCCGAAATGCCCCCTCCTCCCGTTCCCGCTCGACGGTCCACTAGCAAATCTCCGTACATTCAAGCACAGAACGGAAGCTCACAACAGCCCACACCCCGTTCCTTGGCAGAAGAACAGAGAGaaaagcagcagcagcctcatCCCGCCACGCCAGCCTCACTAATGAAACTTCCCGCTtccaaggcaaagaaacCACGCGCGATGAACCAGGAACAAATCGAACAGGAACAACACACTGTCACGGAAAACATCGAATCTCTCGAGCTACCGGAGTCAATATCAAACCGGCCTCTCGCGCCGATCAACACATCGCTGGCGTCACCGTTGTCCCGCATTGAACCAAACTCTGCGAGAAGCACCTCGCAGCAACCTTTGCACTCGCCGAACACGCAAACACCGGGAACGGCATCAGCGAGCCAAAGTCCTCAATTACGACCGGGATCCTCCGGGCCTAGTGCGCGCAAGACGCCTCAGCTGGCTTCTAGAAACGGCAGGAAACGATCTACTGGCTCAGTTCACGCCTCGCCTGCTTTGTTACCGAGAATATCACCGAACATCAAGCCTTTGCTTCCTGGAACTCCTGGCCTGTCAATGGAAGACACAGCTTCACGTTTGCTCATGACCAAATCAAACTATCAAAATATCCTAGAAGGAAACACTGTGCCCGGAGTTTCATATCCCACAGAGTTGTCAACGAATCTCACGTCAAAACGAACATCTCACAAGATTGCGGAGCAAGGGCGAAGAAATCGTATCAATTCAGCGCTGCAAGTCATGGCCAGCTTGTTACCAGATCCACAAAAgattgaggatgatgaggcggAGAGGAAGGACAACAAGTTACAAAATAACGTGCCCAACAGCAAAGCAAGCGTTGTGGAGAATGCCATTGTGCACATGAAACATCTTCAAAAAGAAAATGGCGACTTGAGACAAGAGCTAGACGAGCTAAAGAGCCAGCTGCAAAAACTACAGGCACCGGCGACATAG
- the cdcA gene encoding Tyrosine-protein phosphatase cdcA, with amino-acid sequence MASSVLFADRLYLGAYVHPPTADTLFPGSESPVASRKRSHKTLDSVSSVGSGRSAPCYFTVDDTLLYNAFHHDFGPLHIGHLYRFAIRFHDILGAKENKDRPVVFWSAADPRSRANAACMLACYMVLIQNWPPHLALAPIAQVDPPLMPFRDAGYSQADYGITVQDVVYGVWKAKEEKCIDLDNFDLEMYEKFERVEHGDFNWITPHFLAFASPQHTPVAKVTEDSELWPLLPRDLGAVDAHPTLPQPFKNVLKHFSEKNIGLVVRLNSHLYSPSYFEALGIQHLDMIFDDGTCPPLTTVRKFIRLAHETITVKKKGIAVHCKAGLGRTGCLIGAYLIYRHGFTADEIISFMRFMRPGMVVGPQQHWLHLNQGTFREWWVEERVERRLRRELAAANPAPSTPIRAMQKTSLRNGQMSTPPNRSPSNRTPLSEVDQDRKNGAQEDYLPAPTPGQPRKSTRAADRHHPYFRSGATHRPSIEEEREGLNETEIVAMHRYTQGSDSDEELHVRMRSHRKASASPSRERVRAVSQTTSTIYLIDNDASHDAENIGSGRSKTVDRVASTPSVMTRVRGSKRAGSESPLRAKDSAGIRKTSGRVGSSSMSVSASAMSTARKVSGSS; translated from the exons ATGGCTTCTTCTGTTCTCTTTGCAGACCGCCTCTATCTCGGTGCCTATGTTCATCCTCCCACGGCGGATACGCTGTTTCCCGGCTCGGAATCTCCCGTTGCTTCGAGAAAACGATCGCACAAAACTCTGGACTCCGTTTCTTCGGTGGGCAGTGGTCGTTCGGCGCCGTGCTACTTTACAGTTGATGATACGCTTTTGTATAATGCCTTTCACCACGACTTTGGCCCTCTGCACATTGGCCACTTGTACCGATTTGCTATTCGATTTCACGACATCCTTGGTGCCAAGGAGAACAAGGACCGACCTGTCGTTTTCTGGAGCGCTGCTGACCCGCGGA GCCGTGCAAATGCTGCCTGTATGCTGGCTTGCTACATGGTCTTGATCCAAAATTGGCCGCCTCATTTGGCCCTGGCTCCTATTGCCCAGGTCGATCCGCCTTTGATGCCCTTCCGTGATGCTGGGTACAGCCAAGCCGACTACGGCATTACCGTCCAGGACGTTGTGTATGGTGTAtggaaggccaaggaggaaaagTGCATTGACCTTGACAACTTTGATCTTGAAATGTACGAAAAGTTTGAGCGTGTAGAGCACGGCGACTTTAACTGGATCACCCCCCATTTCCTGGCTTTTGCCTCTCCTCAACATACACCCGTCGCCAAGGTTACCGAAGATTCTGAGCTCTGGCCATTGCTACCGAGAGATTTGGGTGCCGTGGATGCCCATCCAACCCTGCCACAGCCTTTCAAGAACGTCTTGAAGCACTTCTCTGAGAAGAATATTGGATTGGTTGTCAGGTTGAACTCACACTTGTATTCTCCGTCCTACTTTGAGGCTCTGGGCATCCAGCATCTTGACATGATCTTTGACGACGGAACGTGCCCTCCACTCACAACTGTCCGCAAGTTTATTCGGTTGGCGCACGAGACCATCAccgtgaagaagaagggtatTGCGGTGCACTGCAAGGCTGGCCTGGGCCGAACCGGCTGTCTCATCGGCGCATACTTGATCTACAGACATGGCTTCACCGCCGACGAGATCATCTCCTTTATGCGCTTCATGCGACCCGGTATGGTTGTTGGTCCCCAGCAGCACTGGTTACATCTCAACCAGGGTACATTCCGGGAGTGGTGGGTTGAGGAGCGCGTTGAACGTCGTCTGAGAAGGGaacttgccgccgccaatccTGCTCCAAGCACACCCATCAGAGCTATGCAGAAGACGAGCCTGCGCAATGGTCAAATGTCTACCCCTCCGAATCGCAGCCCATCGAACCGCACACCTCTCAGTGAAGTCGACCAGGACCGCAAGAATGGTGCACAGGAGGACTACCTTCCAGCCCCTACTCCTGGACAACCTCGGAAGTCTACGCGGGCTGCCGATCGCCACCATCCCTATTTTCGATCAGGTGCCACTCACAGACCCAGTatagaagaagagagagaaggcCTGAATGAGACCGAAATAGTGGCCATGCACCGTTACACGCAGGGCTCGGATTCTGACGAAGAGTTGCATGTTCGCATGCGCAGCCACCGTAAGGCATCAGCGTCACCCAGCCGCGAGAGGGTCCGCGCAGTCAGCCAGACAACGTCGACAATTTATCTCATTGATAACGACGCCTCACATGATGCAGAGAACATTGGCTCAGGCCGATCAAAGACCGTGGATCGTGTTGCTAGTACACCTAGCGTCATGACCAGGGTCCGTGGCAGTAAGCGTGCCGGATCCGAGTCTCCCTTGCGAGCCAAGGACTCTGCTGGAATTCGAAAGACGAGCGGCCGTGTTGGCAGCTCCAGCATGTCTGTGTCAGCCTCAGCTATGTCTACGGCACGTAAAGTCTCCGGGTCGTCATAG
- the SURF4 gene encoding Surfeit locus protein 4, giving the protein MQRGPSGYGLNGPPQYGGPSNAEESNGNILDQIRPYTSKVEDMLDTLSEPIKPYLPAIGRFLIVVTFLEDALRIIMQWSDQLLYLHDYRHIPSGITHIFLLANVAAMVACSTLIIARKQSDYAVAGLMGVVITQALGYGLIFDLNFFLRNLSVIGGLLMVLSDSWVRKTKAFAGLPTLDEKDRKMYFQLAGRVLLIFLFIGFVFTGQWSIWRVLVSLLGAGACVMVVVGFKAKFSATLLVVILSIFNLFVNNFWTLHEHHPHKDFAKYDFFQILSIVGGLLLLVNSGPGQFSIDEKKKVY; this is encoded by the exons ATGCAGCGCGGTCCCTCTGGATATGGCCTCAATGGCCCTCCGCAGTACGGCGGCCCTTCCAACGCCGAAGAATCCAATGGCAACATCCTCGACCAGATTCGCCCCTATACCAGCAAGGTTGAGGATATGCTCGACACCCTGAGCGAGCCCATCAAGCC TTACCTGCCCGCCATTGGCCGATTCCTGATTGTCGTCACTTTCCTGGAAGATGCCCTTCGTATCATCATGCAGTGGAGCGACCAGCTTCTCTACCTTCACGACTACCGACATA TTCCCAGTGGTATCACCCATATTTTCCTTCTCGCCaacgtcgccgccatggtcGCATGCTCCACCCTCATCATCGCCCGAAAGCAATCTGACTACGCCGTCGCCGGTCTCATGGGTGTCGTCATCACCCAAGCTCTCGGCTATGGTTTGATTTTCGATCTCAACTTTTTCCTCCGAAACCTGTCCGTCATTGGCGGCCTTCTCATGGTTCTCTCCGACTCGTGGGTGCGCAAGACCAAGGCTTTCGCGGGACTGCCCACGCTCGACGAGAAGGACCGCAAGATGTACTTCCAGCTTGCCGGCCGTGTTCTactcatcttcctcttcattgGATTTGTCTTTACTGGCCAATGGTCCATTTGGCGCGTTCTGGTGTCTCTCCTCGGAGCCGGCGCTTGCGTCATGGTTGTTGTCggcttcaaggccaagttcaGCGCCACGCTTCTCGTTGTCATTCTGAGCATCTTTAACCTGTTTGTCAACAACTTCTGGACC CTCCACGAGCACCACCCACACaaggactttgccaagtACGATTTCTTCCAGATCCTCTCCATCGTTGGTGGTCTGCTCCTGCTGGTCAACAGTGGCCCTGGTCAGTTCAGTattgatgagaagaagaaggtctACTAG